One Phenylobacterium hankyongense DNA segment encodes these proteins:
- a CDS encoding transporter substrate-binding domain-containing protein: MAPSDASVAAALAPTGVLRAAINLGNVVLARSDLIEGAAGVSVDLARELGRRLGLPLELVIYRTGGEIIPGLAHDAWDVAFLAVEPERAALATFTAPYVFIDGTYLVREEAPFISVAELDAPGVRIAVAEGAAYDLALTRQLRLATLVRAPTSAAAIRQFQAHGLEAAAGIRPRLVQAAAAATGLRVLPDSFSRIEQGMALPGDRPLAARYLWDFVEAVKANGFVEDALARHAQNGVAVAPPQARRD; encoded by the coding sequence ATGGCCCCGTCTGACGCCTCTGTCGCCGCCGCGCTCGCACCAACGGGCGTGCTGCGCGCGGCGATCAACCTCGGAAATGTCGTTCTGGCGCGCAGCGACCTGATCGAGGGCGCCGCCGGCGTGAGCGTCGATCTCGCGCGCGAACTGGGGCGCAGGTTGGGTCTGCCGCTGGAACTGGTCATCTACCGGACGGGCGGCGAGATTATCCCCGGCCTGGCGCACGACGCCTGGGACGTGGCCTTCCTCGCGGTTGAGCCGGAGCGCGCTGCGCTGGCCACGTTCACGGCGCCCTATGTGTTCATCGACGGGACCTATCTCGTCCGTGAGGAGGCGCCCTTCATTTCGGTGGCCGAGCTCGACGCGCCGGGGGTTCGCATCGCGGTGGCTGAGGGCGCCGCCTACGACCTCGCCCTGACGCGCCAGCTGCGGTTGGCGACACTGGTGCGGGCGCCAACGTCCGCCGCCGCCATCCGGCAGTTCCAGGCGCACGGATTGGAGGCCGCCGCAGGCATCCGTCCGCGGCTGGTCCAGGCGGCTGCGGCGGCGACGGGCTTGCGCGTTCTCCCGGACAGCTTCAGCCGCATCGAACAGGGCATGGCCCTCCCGGGTGACCGTCCCCTGGCCGCGCGATATCTTTGGGATTTCGTGGAGGCCGTGAAGGCGAACGGTTTCGTTGAGGACGCCCTCGCCCGTCACGCCCAGAACGGTGTCGCCGTCGCGCCGCCGCAGGCGCGGCGCGACTAG
- a CDS encoding isocitrate/isopropylmalate dehydrogenase family protein, protein MHILVLPGDGIGPEITEAALTVLRKLDAHLALSLTFEQADIGLASLKSRGTTLPADVLRRVPEADGVILGPVSHYDYPPRAEGGVNPSAELRTVFELYANIRPCRSRTDLTVLRKPMDLVIVRENTEGFYADRSMFAGPGEFMPDRDSAFAIRKITANACSRVAKVAFDLARERRRKVTAVHKANVLKLTDGLFLREVRKVAEAYSDVTLDEVIVDAAAALLIRSPDRFDVIVTTNMFGDILSDEASELTGSLGLGGSINAGDLVCVAQAQHGSAPDIAGQDVANPVSLIRSAAMLLDWRGRRDGEARLIAAAHRLGAAVERVLDRPEARTRDLGGSATTTAFARSVAEALESLQ, encoded by the coding sequence ATGCACATCCTCGTCCTGCCCGGTGACGGCATCGGACCCGAGATCACCGAGGCCGCCCTGACGGTCCTGCGGAAGCTCGACGCCCATCTTGCCCTCAGCCTTACATTCGAGCAGGCCGATATCGGGCTGGCCAGCCTGAAGTCCCGCGGGACGACCTTGCCGGCGGACGTGCTGCGGCGCGTGCCCGAAGCCGACGGGGTCATCCTGGGCCCGGTGTCGCACTACGACTATCCCCCGCGGGCCGAGGGAGGCGTGAATCCCTCGGCGGAGCTGCGGACGGTCTTCGAACTCTATGCCAACATCCGCCCCTGCCGCTCGCGCACCGACCTGACGGTCCTGCGCAAGCCGATGGATCTGGTGATCGTGCGCGAGAACACCGAGGGCTTCTACGCCGACCGCAGCATGTTTGCCGGGCCGGGCGAGTTCATGCCTGATCGTGACAGCGCCTTCGCGATCCGCAAGATCACCGCCAATGCATGCTCGCGGGTGGCGAAGGTCGCCTTCGATCTCGCGCGGGAGCGCCGCCGAAAGGTGACCGCGGTGCATAAGGCGAACGTGCTCAAGCTCACAGACGGCCTCTTCCTGCGCGAGGTCCGCAAGGTCGCCGAGGCCTATTCGGACGTGACCCTCGACGAGGTCATCGTCGACGCCGCGGCCGCCCTGCTGATCCGCAGTCCCGACCGGTTCGACGTCATAGTCACAACCAACATGTTCGGGGACATCCTTTCGGACGAGGCCTCGGAACTGACCGGCAGCCTGGGGCTGGGAGGCTCGATCAACGCCGGCGACTTGGTCTGTGTCGCCCAGGCGCAGCACGGCTCGGCGCCCGACATCGCCGGCCAGGACGTCGCCAATCCCGTGTCGCTGATCCGGTCGGCCGCCATGCTGCTGGACTGGCGCGGACGACGCGACGGCGAGGCCAGGCTGATCGCGGCGGCCCATCGGCTCGGGGCTGCCGTTGAGCGGGTGCTTGATCGGCCGGAGGCGCGGACTCGGGACCTCGGGGGATCCGCCACAACGACTGCGTTCGCGCGCTCCGTCGCCGAAGCGCTGGAAAGTCTACAATGA
- a CDS encoding class I SAM-dependent methyltransferase, whose protein sequence is MTSAKQVHETATTGFGASAAAYAMSRPGYPAEIEAWLTKACRLWSGRTAVEIGAGTGKFTDRLIETQARVIAIEPVAAMRSELIKRHPDVQVLDGSGERIPLPDGIADAVLCAQSFHWFANAGALTEIRRVLKPGGRLGLVWNLPDVRTAWVARWQAILVPYEGDAPTFRNSLWRAAFPADGFGPLEEETIAHSTRTSPELAIVRFALSLSYINVLPKAERDVVVARLRALIENDPDLRGRDEVTVPWRTLVASCASLPPVP, encoded by the coding sequence ATGACGTCTGCAAAGCAGGTGCATGAGACGGCCACAACTGGCTTCGGCGCAAGCGCCGCGGCCTATGCGATGTCGAGGCCAGGCTATCCGGCGGAGATTGAGGCGTGGCTGACGAAGGCATGTCGGCTGTGGTCAGGTCGCACGGCCGTCGAGATCGGCGCGGGCACCGGCAAGTTCACGGACCGGCTGATCGAGACCCAGGCGCGGGTGATCGCGATCGAGCCGGTGGCCGCGATGCGCTCGGAACTGATCAAGCGGCATCCCGATGTCCAGGTGTTGGATGGATCGGGCGAACGCATTCCGCTTCCGGACGGCATTGCCGACGCCGTGCTCTGCGCCCAGTCGTTCCACTGGTTCGCCAACGCCGGGGCCCTCACCGAGATTCGCCGGGTGCTGAAGCCGGGGGGACGGCTGGGTCTTGTCTGGAACCTGCCCGACGTCAGGACCGCCTGGGTCGCCCGCTGGCAGGCGATCCTCGTGCCTTACGAAGGGGACGCGCCGACATTTCGCAACAGCCTGTGGCGGGCGGCCTTTCCGGCTGACGGCTTCGGTCCCCTTGAGGAAGAGACTATCGCGCATTCGACCCGCACATCGCCTGAGCTGGCGATCGTCCGCTTTGCGCTGTCGCTCAGCTACATCAATGTCCTCCCAAAGGCCGAGCGCGACGTGGTGGTCGCGCGGCTCAGGGCGTTGATCGAGAATGATCCCGACCTGCGGGGGCGGGACGAGGTGACCGTGCCTTGGCGCACCCTGGTGGCGTCTTGCGCCAGCCTACCGCCGGTTCCTTGA
- a CDS encoding cupin domain-containing protein — MPAILRPATLIPRERGGGARTIPLVSARIGSSKTLSGITEFDPGAAIALHIHNCEETVLVLEGEAVAEIDGTEHNLRASDTTWIPAGTPHRFRNPSNTARTRIYWTYASIDATRTVIATGVTTRIDEEHGVARG, encoded by the coding sequence GTGCCGGCGATTCTGCGGCCCGCCACCCTCATCCCCCGCGAACGCGGCGGCGGGGCGCGGACGATACCGTTGGTCAGCGCCCGCATCGGCTCGTCGAAGACGCTCAGCGGCATTACGGAGTTCGATCCCGGCGCCGCGATTGCCCTGCATATTCACAACTGCGAGGAGACCGTGCTGGTCCTGGAAGGAGAGGCGGTCGCCGAAATCGATGGGACGGAGCATAACCTCAGAGCCAGCGACACCACGTGGATTCCCGCGGGAACGCCCCACCGCTTCCGAAATCCCTCGAATACAGCGCGCACGCGAATCTACTGGACCTATGCCTCCATCGACGCCACCCGCACCGTGATTGCAACTGGCGTCACCACGCGCATCGACGAAGAGCATGGTGTCGCCCGGGGATGA
- a CDS encoding DUF4386 domain-containing protein yields the protein MRDATVGAASRPGPPVQPSQRTAAQIAGAILLLAMASSIFAEFVGLGAIEISDDVGATARSIVASEQLVRIAAVTDLVCFVSDVAIAAALYVVLRPINRGLAAFGAFLRVADAVVLAMSTVALFAALRLLGGAPYLQSFDVEQLQTLARLLLGVRADTMSFGWVFLGLGQAVFAWLWLKSGYIPKLLAAWGIFASSLLALVPLALMVLPQIRGAVGMLYMAPMFFYEVPLGIWLLVKGIREVR from the coding sequence ATGCGAGATGCGACTGTTGGCGCCGCCAGCCGGCCCGGCCCTCCCGTCCAGCCTTCCCAGCGCACCGCCGCCCAAATCGCCGGCGCCATCCTGCTGCTGGCAATGGCGAGCTCTATATTCGCGGAGTTCGTCGGCCTCGGCGCGATCGAGATTTCGGACGACGTCGGTGCGACCGCCCGCAGCATCGTGGCATCCGAGCAACTGGTGCGGATCGCGGCGGTCACCGACCTCGTCTGTTTTGTCAGCGACGTGGCCATCGCGGCCGCGCTCTACGTGGTGCTGCGACCGATCAACCGCGGCCTCGCCGCCTTCGGGGCGTTCCTGCGGGTGGCTGATGCGGTGGTCTTGGCCATGAGCACCGTCGCACTCTTCGCCGCGCTGCGGCTTCTCGGCGGCGCTCCCTACCTGCAGTCCTTCGACGTGGAGCAATTACAGACTCTAGCCCGCTTGCTACTCGGCGTACGAGCGGACACGATGAGCTTCGGCTGGGTGTTTCTCGGCCTGGGCCAAGCGGTATTCGCCTGGCTCTGGCTGAAGTCGGGCTACATCCCGAAGTTGCTCGCAGCCTGGGGAATCTTCGCCTCGTCGCTGCTGGCCCTCGTGCCGCTGGCCTTGATGGTCCTGCCCCAAATCCGCGGGGCGGTCGGTATGCTCTATATGGCGCCGATGTTCTTCTACGAGGTACCCCTCGGGATTTGGCTGCTGGTCAAGGGTATCCGCGAAGTCCGCTAA